From a single Streptomyces sp. NBC_00237 genomic region:
- a CDS encoding alpha/beta hydrolase, which produces MATAITTPISQKITLYPAEDRFFGPRPAVLVLPGGRFRELPPHEGEGYARWLSGLGFHAFVLSYRLLPDRFPAPLEDARAGLDHIRNGDHGLDIGRVGVIGSSAGGQLAGLLMTGRVLSIEEGVVDPPRPDFAILAYALADLDLLPPPVVESLLGDLLPIKDELSPAKHVDASVCPTFVWAAAQDPPGLPNALEWTRALAAAGVPVELHVYPGGNHGIGLADGVEYGGRPHTFIAREPHTASWTTACAAWLRREGVLVD; this is translated from the coding sequence GTGGCTACGGCCATTACCACCCCCATCTCACAGAAGATCACGCTCTACCCCGCCGAGGACCGCTTCTTCGGCCCCCGACCCGCCGTCCTCGTCCTGCCGGGCGGCCGCTTCCGGGAACTTCCCCCGCACGAAGGCGAAGGCTACGCGCGCTGGCTGTCGGGCCTCGGATTCCACGCCTTCGTCCTGTCCTACCGGCTGCTGCCGGACCGGTTCCCGGCCCCTCTGGAAGACGCCCGGGCCGGGTTGGACCACATCCGCAACGGCGACCACGGCCTCGACATCGGCCGGGTCGGCGTCATCGGCTCCAGCGCGGGCGGCCAACTCGCCGGCCTGCTCATGACCGGCCGGGTCCTGTCCATCGAGGAGGGGGTCGTCGATCCGCCCCGACCGGACTTCGCCATCCTGGCCTACGCGCTGGCCGACCTCGACCTCCTGCCGCCGCCGGTGGTGGAGAGCCTGCTCGGTGACCTGCTGCCCATCAAGGACGAGCTGTCCCCGGCCAAGCACGTGGACGCGTCGGTGTGCCCGACCTTCGTATGGGCCGCTGCTCAGGACCCGCCGGGCCTGCCCAACGCCCTGGAGTGGACCCGGGCACTGGCGGCCGCCGGGGTACCGGTGGAGCTGCACGTCTACCCGGGCGGCAACCACGGCATCGGCCTGGCCGACGGAGTGGAGTACGGCGGCCGGCCGCACACGTTCATCGCGCGCGAACCGCACACGGCGTCCTGGACGACCGCGTGCGCGGCCTGGCTGCGACGGGAGGGCGTCCTTGTCGACTGA
- a CDS encoding hemerythrin domain-containing protein: MSTDRVTAWGEELRRVHGTLRTALALARTGLDGGHPADAATDLLLFCHGFCAALSGHHRAEDGSLFPELVRARPDLAPVVAKLTQDHNMIEHLIGGLRKALADSADPEVAHRHLDGIEAVMETHFRYEEKQLGAVLDGMDADFDRTEIFGPIS; encoded by the coding sequence TTGTCGACTGACCGCGTCACCGCCTGGGGTGAGGAACTGCGGCGGGTGCACGGCACGTTGCGCACCGCGCTGGCGCTGGCCCGTACGGGACTGGACGGCGGCCACCCCGCCGACGCCGCCACCGACCTGCTGCTCTTCTGCCACGGTTTCTGCGCCGCCCTGTCCGGCCACCACCGCGCCGAGGACGGTTCGTTGTTCCCTGAACTGGTGCGGGCGCGACCCGACTTGGCGCCGGTGGTCGCGAAGCTGACGCAGGACCACAACATGATCGAGCACCTCATCGGCGGACTGCGGAAGGCACTGGCCGACTCGGCCGACCCGGAGGTGGCACACCGTCACCTGGACGGGATCGAGGCGGTCATGGAGACGCACTTCAGGTACGAGGAGAAGCAATTGGGAGCGGTGCTGGACGGCATGGACGCCGACTTCGACCGCACCGAGATCTTCGGCCCGATCAGCTGA
- a CDS encoding GNAT family N-acetyltransferase, translating into MTIVLDEPGVDGLTGVVDALRAWQDDHTPLQLHPGDLGWAWALGAERLAASVRTWSVDGRIIAVGYLDGPDVLRLTTAPDLRQDDALARQLLADFDDPERGVLPPGEIGLEIPNGALLREVLLEAGWNPDEPWTPLRRDLSEPVKDSGLRIEVAGPQTAGVRTAVHRSAFGGQKFTEEVWHVLAAGPVYADARCLIGYDDQDNAVAAATVWSAGPGKPGLLEPMGVHADHRGHGYGTAISVAAAAALRDMGASSALVSTPSSNAAAVATYRAAGYEPSAERLDVSRAA; encoded by the coding sequence ATGACGATCGTTCTTGACGAGCCCGGTGTTGACGGGCTGACCGGGGTCGTAGATGCCCTCCGCGCATGGCAGGACGATCACACGCCCCTGCAACTCCATCCGGGAGACCTCGGCTGGGCCTGGGCACTGGGCGCTGAGCGGCTGGCCGCGTCCGTCCGCACCTGGAGCGTGGACGGACGGATCATTGCCGTCGGATACCTGGACGGCCCCGATGTGCTGCGCCTGACGACCGCGCCGGACCTGCGACAGGACGATGCCCTGGCGCGCCAGTTGCTGGCGGACTTCGACGATCCGGAGCGCGGGGTCCTGCCGCCCGGCGAGATCGGCCTCGAAATCCCCAACGGCGCCCTGCTCCGCGAGGTCCTCCTGGAGGCGGGCTGGAATCCGGACGAGCCGTGGACGCCGCTGCGACGCGACCTCTCCGAGCCGGTGAAGGACTCCGGCCTGCGGATCGAGGTGGCCGGTCCCCAGACGGCCGGGGTGCGGACCGCGGTGCACCGCTCGGCGTTCGGCGGCCAGAAGTTCACCGAGGAGGTCTGGCACGTCCTCGCAGCCGGGCCGGTCTACGCCGACGCCCGCTGCCTGATCGGCTACGACGACCAGGACAACGCGGTGGCCGCAGCGACGGTCTGGTCGGCCGGTCCCGGCAAGCCCGGTCTGCTGGAGCCGATGGGCGTGCACGCCGACCATCGCGGTCACGGCTACGGGACGGCGATCAGCGTCGCCGCTGCGGCGGCGCTGCGGGACATGGGTGCGTCAAGCGCACTCGTCAGTACCCCGAGCTCGAACGCTGCCGCCGTCGCCACCTACAGGGCGGCTGGATACGAGCCGTCGGCCGAACGGCTGGACGTCAGCCGAGCCGCCTGA
- a CDS encoding DUF1048 domain-containing protein yields the protein MTIQDIIEGKKQWRAHTARVKALPPDYQIVYKEMQKYLFKVGPVDLPDGPLLPGIVDFFEEGVIAGKGVMEFIGPDVAAFCDDLIKDSPTYADAYQQSLGGDPGTAGK from the coding sequence ATGACCATCCAGGACATCATCGAGGGCAAGAAGCAGTGGCGGGCGCACACGGCCCGGGTCAAGGCACTGCCGCCGGATTACCAGATCGTCTACAAGGAGATGCAGAAGTACTTGTTCAAGGTCGGCCCGGTCGACCTGCCCGACGGGCCCCTGCTCCCGGGAATAGTCGACTTCTTCGAGGAGGGCGTCATAGCGGGCAAGGGAGTCATGGAATTCATCGGCCCCGACGTCGCCGCCTTCTGCGACGACCTGATCAAGGACTCACCCACCTACGCGGACGCCTACCAGCAGTCCCTCGGCGGGGACCCCGGCACGGCCGGGAAGTAA
- a CDS encoding DUF1048 domain-containing protein, which translates to MNFWETITGSDLTREWKAFEAQAAALPDDYRAAWEQIKVNLFPHGDFTGRSLLPILDSALGLLEETAADEQSIHDVLGDDIPGFCAALAGGEGARTYRDRWREQLNKNVAKKLSRLGG; encoded by the coding sequence ATGAACTTCTGGGAAACCATCACGGGCAGCGATCTCACCAGGGAGTGGAAGGCGTTCGAAGCACAGGCCGCAGCCCTGCCGGACGACTACCGCGCCGCATGGGAACAGATCAAGGTCAACCTCTTCCCCCACGGGGACTTCACCGGCCGCAGCCTGCTGCCGATCCTCGACAGCGCCCTCGGGCTCCTGGAAGAGACGGCTGCCGACGAGCAGAGCATCCACGACGTCCTCGGCGACGACATCCCGGGCTTCTGCGCGGCGCTCGCCGGTGGCGAAGGCGCCCGCACCTACCGCGACCGGTGGCGCGAGCAGTTGAACAAGAACGTCGCCAAGAAGCTGAGCCGGTTGGGAGGCTGA
- a CDS encoding helix-turn-helix transcriptional regulator, with protein MAQIIDTPFVGRANELTRLTGVLERAVAGDPRAVLVAGDAGVGKTRTLTVVAARAAATGMTVLTGHCVDLGDVGLPYLPFTEILGAAAADERLAPAFAAYPAVERLMGTAAGAGPGPDAGGRLQLFEGIAGLLADLTLLTPLLLVIEDLHWADQSSRDLLRFLLSRGVLQRPTPSGPPHRLAVFASYRTDDLHRRHPLRPLLAELVRLPAVDRLELRPLADADVARLVHAGRTGPVSDRAVRRIVDRAEGNAFYAEELLAALPEGDEEADAAAMPSGLADVLLIRIEQLSETAQQVLRTAAVAGRRVGHDLLRDAVQLPQQELESALREAVGHQLLVTDDATTYSFRHALTREAVYADLLPGERVRLHGVFAAILADEGRSANSAAERAHHSRASHDLADALAASLEAADHAQHLRAPAEELRHLEAALELLAVVDASAHPEHSDPVTLTLRASAAAAHAGDPHRAVQLSRSALTRAGSEADSELAARLRYTLAGNLIRIDNLEAAFAYSSEALGLIPAEPPSRTWVWAAATHVMAARSMGRDADAERVARQALDIAERLRLADAQADLVISLTGLEAHNRRTPQGLQRLLQARELARTAGNLQVEMRALYNLAIGRYECGDMDQCLSWVGEGLDRARRSGLLSSPYAMELHYLQSLLLYTLGRWDECVEKATGDVTLRTANSGLVTAPALCVALARGEFDVAVGGSRALLDGPPDWMASVVARIVLIDAAALRGDTEDCVRQLSAAVDTLTEGVPTDRPDVFVRLAALGLSAVADAAEESRLAGDAQATGRWTDTAAELVELARTTADHQDGSELGPEGLAWLARARAEAVRAVTGPDVAAWERAVTAFGYGEPYELARCRRRLAEALLTAGRRDEAAEQARAAKETAVRLGAVPLREALDALLRRGRLADAPAAGERIADLTARESEVLRLLGQGRTNRQIGEELYISGKTASVHVSNILAKLGAASRTEAVGIAYREGLIEPETGASG; from the coding sequence GTGGCCCAGATAATCGATACACCGTTCGTCGGCCGGGCGAACGAACTCACCCGTCTCACCGGCGTGCTGGAGCGGGCCGTGGCCGGCGACCCGCGCGCCGTCCTCGTGGCCGGGGACGCCGGGGTCGGCAAGACCCGCACGTTGACCGTGGTGGCGGCGCGTGCCGCCGCGACGGGCATGACCGTACTGACTGGCCACTGCGTGGACCTCGGCGACGTCGGCCTGCCGTACCTCCCGTTCACGGAGATCCTGGGTGCGGCCGCCGCCGACGAACGGCTCGCCCCGGCCTTCGCCGCGTACCCTGCGGTGGAACGCCTGATGGGCACCGCGGCGGGGGCAGGTCCCGGGCCCGACGCCGGCGGTCGCCTCCAGCTCTTCGAGGGGATCGCCGGGCTCCTCGCGGACCTGACGCTCCTGACTCCGCTCCTCCTGGTCATCGAGGATCTCCACTGGGCGGACCAGTCGTCGCGTGACCTGCTCCGCTTCCTGCTGAGCCGGGGTGTCCTGCAACGGCCCACGCCCAGCGGCCCGCCGCACCGGCTCGCGGTCTTCGCCTCGTACCGTACGGACGACCTGCACCGCCGTCACCCACTGCGGCCCCTGCTCGCCGAGCTGGTCAGGCTGCCCGCCGTCGACCGGCTGGAACTGCGCCCGCTGGCCGACGCGGACGTGGCCCGGCTCGTGCACGCGGGGCGCACCGGACCCGTCTCCGACCGTGCGGTCCGCCGCATCGTCGACCGCGCCGAGGGCAACGCCTTCTACGCCGAGGAGCTGCTCGCCGCGCTGCCAGAGGGCGACGAGGAAGCGGACGCGGCCGCCATGCCCAGCGGCCTGGCCGACGTCCTGCTCATCCGGATCGAGCAGCTGTCCGAGACCGCCCAGCAGGTCCTGCGCACGGCGGCTGTGGCGGGGCGGCGGGTCGGGCACGACCTGCTGCGCGACGCCGTACAACTGCCGCAGCAGGAGCTGGAATCGGCACTGCGCGAGGCGGTGGGTCACCAACTGCTGGTGACCGACGACGCCACGACGTACTCCTTCCGGCACGCCCTCACCCGCGAGGCCGTGTACGCGGATCTGCTGCCCGGCGAACGGGTCAGACTGCACGGGGTGTTCGCTGCGATCCTCGCCGACGAGGGCCGTTCGGCGAACAGCGCTGCGGAGCGCGCCCATCACTCACGCGCGAGCCACGACCTGGCCGACGCGCTGGCGGCCTCCCTCGAAGCCGCCGACCACGCCCAGCACCTCCGTGCGCCCGCCGAAGAACTGCGCCACCTGGAGGCCGCACTCGAACTCCTGGCCGTGGTGGACGCGTCCGCGCATCCCGAGCACAGCGACCCGGTCACGCTCACCCTGCGTGCCTCGGCCGCCGCCGCACACGCCGGGGACCCCCATCGCGCGGTCCAGCTCTCCCGTTCCGCGCTCACGCGGGCCGGCTCGGAGGCCGACTCCGAACTCGCCGCCCGCCTGCGCTACACCCTCGCGGGCAATCTGATCCGGATCGACAATCTGGAGGCCGCGTTCGCGTACAGCAGCGAGGCACTCGGGCTGATCCCGGCCGAGCCGCCCTCGCGCACCTGGGTGTGGGCGGCCGCGACCCACGTCATGGCCGCCCGTTCCATGGGCCGTGACGCGGACGCCGAACGCGTCGCCCGGCAGGCCCTGGACATCGCCGAGCGGCTCCGGCTGGCGGACGCCCAGGCCGATCTGGTGATCTCACTGACCGGCCTTGAGGCGCACAACCGGCGTACTCCGCAGGGTCTCCAGCGGCTCCTCCAAGCCCGTGAGCTGGCCCGCACCGCCGGGAACCTCCAGGTGGAGATGCGGGCGCTGTACAACCTGGCGATCGGTCGCTACGAGTGCGGCGACATGGACCAGTGCCTGTCCTGGGTCGGCGAGGGGCTCGACCGCGCCCGCCGTTCCGGCCTCCTCTCCTCCCCGTACGCCATGGAGTTGCACTATCTCCAGTCCCTGCTGCTCTACACACTGGGGCGCTGGGACGAGTGCGTGGAGAAGGCCACCGGCGACGTCACCCTGCGCACGGCCAACTCCGGGTTGGTGACCGCGCCCGCGCTGTGTGTCGCCCTGGCGCGCGGCGAGTTCGACGTGGCGGTCGGTGGCTCCCGTGCACTGCTCGACGGCCCCCCGGACTGGATGGCCTCGGTCGTCGCGAGGATCGTGCTCATCGACGCCGCGGCGCTGCGTGGTGACACCGAGGACTGTGTACGGCAGTTGAGTGCCGCGGTCGACACGCTCACGGAGGGCGTGCCCACCGACAGGCCCGACGTCTTCGTCCGGCTGGCCGCGCTCGGCCTGTCGGCCGTCGCGGACGCGGCGGAGGAGTCCCGCCTGGCCGGTGACGCGCAGGCCACCGGCCGCTGGACGGACACCGCGGCCGAGCTCGTCGAGCTGGCCAGGACCACGGCGGACCACCAGGACGGCTCCGAGCTGGGACCGGAGGGCCTGGCCTGGCTGGCCCGCGCCCGGGCCGAGGCGGTGCGTGCCGTCACCGGCCCGGACGTCGCCGCCTGGGAGCGGGCCGTGACCGCGTTCGGCTACGGCGAGCCCTACGAACTCGCCCGGTGCCGAAGGCGGCTCGCGGAGGCGCTGCTCACGGCCGGCCGCCGCGACGAGGCGGCCGAGCAGGCCCGTGCGGCCAAGGAGACGGCCGTGCGGCTCGGTGCCGTACCGCTGCGGGAGGCGCTCGACGCCTTGCTACGACGCGGCCGTCTTGCCGACGCACCGGCCGCCGGGGAGCGGATCGCCGACCTGACCGCCCGGGAGAGCGAGGTGCTGCGGCTGCTCGGTCAGGGGCGCACCAACCGTCAGATCGGCGAGGAGTTGTACATCAGTGGCAAGACGGCCAGCGTTCACGTCTCCAACATCCTCGCCAAGCTGGGTGCCGCGAGCCGTACCGAGGCCGTCGGCATCGCCTACCGCGAGGGCCTGATCGAGCCGGAGACCGGCGCGTCGGGCTGA
- a CDS encoding YdeI/OmpD-associated family protein: MIDAVEPTGRQEKTVKFRSLVEPPEPMRGLEVPPQVVEALGGGARPPVTITVNGHSWRSRVAVLRGRHLLGLSNANRQAAGVATGDEVEVELELDTAPRVVVEPADFGQALDADPAARAAYDALSDSRKREHVRSVESAKKPETRLRRIEKALTTLRG, encoded by the coding sequence ATGATCGACGCAGTCGAACCGACAGGACGGCAGGAGAAGACCGTGAAGTTCCGGAGTCTGGTGGAACCGCCCGAGCCCATGCGGGGGCTGGAGGTTCCGCCCCAGGTGGTGGAGGCGCTCGGCGGGGGTGCCCGGCCGCCCGTGACGATCACGGTCAACGGCCATTCCTGGCGGAGCCGGGTCGCCGTTCTGCGGGGCCGTCATCTGCTCGGGCTCAGCAACGCCAACCGGCAGGCCGCCGGTGTCGCGACCGGTGACGAGGTCGAGGTCGAACTGGAGCTGGACACCGCACCCCGCGTCGTCGTCGAGCCCGCCGACTTCGGCCAGGCCCTGGACGCCGATCCCGCCGCCCGGGCGGCGTACGACGCGCTCTCGGACAGCCGCAAGCGCGAGCACGTACGGTCCGTCGAGAGCGCGAAGAAGCCGGAGACGCGCCTGCGGCGCATCGAAAAGGCCCTCACCACCCTGCGGGGCTGA
- a CDS encoding OsmC family protein, with product MTDNSPRSVTVERSGPGRFTVTNARGGTLSFGIGGDSDFTPVELFLAAIGGCTAVDVEAATGRHTEATVFSVTTSGTKVEDEGGNRMTDLQVAFSVAFPDGPSGDRARAILPRAVKSSHDRICTVSRTVEAGTPVTTSVRDAASGPGTE from the coding sequence ATGACTGACAACTCACCGCGCTCCGTCACCGTCGAGCGCTCCGGTCCCGGCCGGTTCACCGTGACCAACGCCCGAGGGGGCACCCTGAGCTTCGGCATCGGCGGGGACTCCGACTTCACGCCGGTCGAGCTCTTCCTCGCGGCGATCGGCGGCTGCACCGCGGTCGACGTGGAGGCCGCGACGGGTCGGCACACGGAGGCGACCGTGTTCTCCGTCACGACGAGCGGCACCAAGGTCGAGGACGAGGGCGGGAACCGGATGACGGACCTTCAGGTCGCCTTCTCCGTGGCGTTCCCCGACGGCCCTTCCGGGGACCGGGCCAGGGCGATCCTCCCCCGGGCGGTCAAGAGCTCGCACGACCGGATCTGCACGGTCAGCCGCACCGTCGAGGCGGGTACCCCGGTCACCACGAGCGTGCGGGACGCCGCCTCGGGACCCGGCACGGAGTGA
- a CDS encoding class I adenylate-forming enzyme family protein → MIVYPQETTGQKTYVDRVLERWQEDEDTEALVQGEQRLTRAEARRRLFGLGHALRAQGLAPGDGVGLFLANRVDSVLVQLAVHLIGCRVVFLPPEPGPGELAALVEQSGASAVVTDPLFAERAADAAARSVHSPVLLSLGPCAQPCTDLLSVADGRPTTRPDGVPPLTADEPVTVLYTGGTLGRPKLAAHSRRLYDALVELVDDDAPEGSAATFLRSADPGAERVLVATLLTHGSGHLTTLQALVTGATLVVLPEFDADAALTVLREERITATMFVPPMLSALLDHPECLPGALPALRRIAVGGAAISPSRLQQAFEVFGPVVSQGYGQSEALGITVFGADELASEGPGRPELWRSCGRAISDVRVEIRAENGTEPLPPRQVGEVCVAGRTVMLGYYQDPARTAEALHEGWLRTGDLGYLDADGYLYLVDRAKDIIVTGSTSDNVYSRVLEDFLLTLPGVRDAAALGVPDAEYGEAVQVFLATAEGADVVPEAVGAAVTAELGELYAPRGTVLLDRLPTTKVGKVDKKALRAAWANGTLDAR, encoded by the coding sequence ATGATCGTTTATCCGCAGGAAACAACCGGACAGAAGACGTATGTGGACCGCGTCCTGGAGCGCTGGCAGGAGGACGAGGACACCGAGGCCCTCGTCCAGGGGGAGCAGCGGCTCACCCGGGCCGAGGCACGGCGGCGGCTCTTCGGGCTCGGGCACGCGCTCCGGGCGCAGGGGCTCGCACCCGGGGACGGCGTGGGGCTGTTCCTGGCGAACCGGGTGGACTCCGTCCTGGTGCAGCTCGCGGTTCATCTGATCGGCTGCCGCGTGGTGTTCCTCCCGCCGGAGCCGGGTCCCGGCGAACTGGCCGCGCTGGTCGAGCAGTCCGGAGCGAGCGCCGTGGTCACCGACCCGCTGTTCGCCGAGCGCGCCGCCGACGCCGCCGCGCGCAGCGTCCACTCCCCCGTACTGCTGAGCCTCGGCCCCTGCGCGCAGCCCTGCACCGACCTCCTCTCCGTCGCGGACGGACGGCCCACGACCCGCCCCGACGGGGTGCCCCCGCTGACCGCCGACGAGCCCGTCACCGTGCTCTACACCGGGGGCACCCTGGGCCGCCCCAAGCTCGCCGCGCACAGCCGTCGCCTCTACGACGCGCTGGTGGAACTCGTGGACGACGACGCCCCGGAGGGCTCCGCCGCCACCTTCCTGCGGTCCGCCGACCCGGGTGCGGAGAGGGTGCTCGTGGCCACCCTGCTCACCCACGGAAGCGGCCACCTCACCACGCTCCAGGCCCTGGTGACGGGGGCGACGCTCGTCGTGCTGCCGGAGTTCGACGCGGACGCGGCGCTGACCGTGCTGCGCGAGGAGCGGATCACCGCCACCATGTTCGTACCGCCGATGCTGTCCGCGCTCCTCGACCATCCGGAGTGCCTGCCGGGTGCCCTGCCCGCGCTGCGCAGGATCGCGGTCGGCGGCGCGGCCATCTCTCCCAGCAGGCTGCAACAGGCATTCGAGGTCTTCGGCCCGGTGGTCAGCCAGGGGTACGGCCAGTCCGAGGCGCTCGGCATCACCGTGTTCGGCGCGGACGAACTCGCCTCCGAAGGCCCCGGACGACCGGAACTCTGGCGCAGCTGCGGGCGCGCGATCTCGGACGTGCGGGTCGAGATCCGCGCCGAGAACGGCACGGAGCCGCTGCCGCCCCGGCAGGTCGGCGAGGTGTGCGTGGCGGGCCGTACGGTGATGCTCGGCTACTACCAGGACCCCGCCCGCACGGCGGAGGCCCTGCACGAGGGCTGGCTGCGCACGGGCGACTTGGGCTACCTCGACGCCGACGGCTACCTCTACCTGGTGGACCGGGCCAAGGACATCATCGTCACCGGCAGCACCAGCGACAACGTCTACTCCCGCGTGCTGGAGGACTTCCTCCTCACCCTGCCCGGCGTGCGCGACGCGGCGGCGCTCGGCGTCCCCGACGCGGAGTACGGCGAGGCCGTACAGGTCTTCCTCGCCACCGCCGAGGGCGCGGACGTCGTCCCGGAGGCGGTGGGCGCGGCGGTGACGGCCGAACTGGGCGAACTGTACGCACCGCGCGGAACGGTACTGCTGGACCGCCTCCCGACGACCAAGGTCGGCAAGGTGGACAAGAAGGCCCTGCGCGCGGCATGGGCGAACGGAACCCTGGACGCGCGGTAG
- a CDS encoding GlxA family transcriptional regulator → MSSSRPHRVAVLVLEGAKPLDVGIPAQVFTTRVSMPYEVRVCGAAPGLVTGGDGLAYHVAHGLEVLEWADVVFVPGYRFPDRDDPPPAVVGALVAAHDRGARLAAISTGAFALAATGLLDGRRATTHWHYTRALAARHPRVHVDPNVLFVDEGSVLTSAGAASGIDLCLHILRGDLGVTASHHAARRLVAAPYRSGGQAQYVPRSVPEPLGERFAATREWALHRLGEPLTLDLLARRAGVSPRTFSRRFVEETGCTPMQWVMRARVDLARELLERSQHSVEQIAADTGLGTGANLRLHFQRILGTTPTEYRRTFTRGR, encoded by the coding sequence GTGTCCTCGTCCCGACCTCACCGCGTCGCCGTCCTCGTCCTCGAAGGCGCCAAGCCGCTCGACGTCGGCATCCCCGCCCAGGTGTTCACGACCCGCGTGAGCATGCCGTACGAAGTCCGGGTGTGCGGCGCGGCGCCCGGGCTCGTGACCGGCGGCGACGGTCTCGCGTACCACGTCGCCCACGGGCTGGAGGTGCTGGAGTGGGCCGACGTGGTGTTCGTGCCCGGGTACCGGTTCCCGGACCGTGACGATCCGCCGCCCGCCGTCGTCGGCGCCCTGGTCGCCGCCCACGACCGGGGCGCCCGGCTCGCCGCCATCTCGACCGGCGCGTTCGCACTCGCCGCCACCGGCCTGCTCGACGGCAGGCGCGCCACGACCCACTGGCACTACACGCGGGCCCTCGCCGCCCGGCACCCCCGCGTCCACGTCGACCCGAACGTGCTGTTCGTCGACGAGGGCAGCGTGCTCACCTCGGCGGGCGCCGCCTCCGGCATCGACCTCTGCCTGCACATCCTGCGCGGCGACCTCGGCGTGACCGCCTCCCACCACGCCGCCCGGCGCCTGGTCGCCGCCCCGTACCGCAGCGGCGGCCAGGCCCAGTACGTACCGCGGAGTGTTCCCGAGCCGCTCGGCGAACGGTTCGCCGCCACCCGCGAATGGGCGCTGCACCGGCTCGGCGAGCCCCTCACCCTCGACCTGCTCGCGCGCCGGGCGGGGGTCTCGCCGCGCACGTTCTCCCGGCGCTTCGTCGAGGAGACCGGCTGCACGCCGATGCAGTGGGTGATGCGCGCCCGCGTCGACCTGGCACGCGAACTGCTGGAGCGCTCCCAGCACAGTGTCGAGCAGATAGCAGCCGACACCGGGCTCGGCACCGGCGCGAACCTGCGCCTGCACTTCCAGCGCATCCTCGGCACCACCCCCACCGAGTACCGGCGGACCTTCACCAGAGGCCGGTGA
- the gap gene encoding type I glyceraldehyde-3-phosphate dehydrogenase, translating to MTRIAINGFGRIGRNVLRALLERDSALEVVAVNDLTEPATLARLLAYDSTAGRLGRPVTVDGDALVVDGRRIRVLAEREPAQLPWAELGVDIVLEATGRFTSAKAARAHLDAGAKKVLVSAPSEGADVTLAFGVNTDAYDPAVHTVVSSASCTTNALAPLASVLDQLAGIEHGFMTTVHAYTQEQNLQDGPHRDARRARAAGVNIVPTTTGAAKAIGLVLPNLEGKLSGDSIRVPVPVGSIVELNTTVARDVTRDDVLAAYRAAAEGPLAGVLEYSDDPLVSSDITGNPASSIFDSALTRVDGRHVKVVAWYDNEWGFSNRVIDTLEFLAAP from the coding sequence ATGACGCGTATCGCCATCAACGGATTCGGCCGCATCGGACGCAACGTGCTGCGCGCCCTGCTGGAGCGCGACAGCGCCCTGGAGGTCGTCGCCGTCAACGACCTGACGGAGCCCGCCACTCTGGCCCGGCTGCTCGCCTACGACAGCACCGCCGGACGGCTCGGGCGCCCGGTGACCGTCGACGGGGACGCCCTCGTCGTCGACGGCCGCCGCATCAGGGTGCTGGCCGAGCGCGAACCGGCGCAGCTGCCGTGGGCCGAACTCGGCGTCGACATCGTCCTGGAGGCCACCGGCCGCTTCACCTCCGCCAAGGCCGCCCGTGCCCACCTTGACGCGGGCGCGAAGAAGGTACTGGTCAGCGCGCCGTCGGAAGGCGCGGACGTCACGCTCGCGTTCGGCGTCAACACCGACGCGTACGACCCGGCCGTCCACACGGTCGTCTCCAGCGCCTCCTGCACCACCAACGCGCTCGCCCCGCTGGCCTCCGTCCTGGACCAACTCGCGGGCATCGAGCACGGGTTCATGACGACCGTGCACGCCTATACCCAGGAGCAGAACCTCCAGGACGGCCCGCACCGCGACGCCCGCCGCGCCCGCGCCGCAGGCGTCAACATCGTGCCGACCACGACGGGCGCCGCCAAGGCGATCGGCCTGGTGCTGCCCAACCTCGAAGGCAAGCTCTCCGGCGACTCGATCCGCGTGCCCGTGCCGGTGGGCTCGATCGTCGAACTCAACACGACCGTCGCCCGCGACGTGACGCGCGACGACGTGCTGGCGGCGTACCGGGCGGCGGCGGAAGGCCCGCTGGCCGGAGTCCTCGAATACTCCGACGACCCTCTCGTCTCGTCCGACATCACGGGCAACCCCGCTTCGTCGATCTTCGACTCGGCCCTCACCCGCGTCGACGGCCGCCACGTCAAGGTGGTCGCCTGGTACGACAACGAGTGGGGCTTCTCGAACCGCGTGATCGACACGCTCGAATTCCTCGCGGCCCCCTGA